In the genome of Triticum urartu cultivar G1812 chromosome 5, Tu2.1, whole genome shotgun sequence, one region contains:
- the LOC125555993 gene encoding uncharacterized protein LOC125555993, producing MATSPRLASSPSCIINIHVTLALISKFLGKFTSTVRLSCGSYGWYQLVLLVLISWPLTWLGKLPDEVLLRSLLVLLPCRQGVKQGVFTISESLLASYLPLR from the exons ATGGCCACAAGTCCACGGCTGGCCTCCTCACCGTCTTGCATCATCAACATACATGTCACACTG GCTCTTATCAGCAAGTTCCTCGGCAAGTTCACATCAACAGTTAGGCTAAGCTGTGGGAGCTATGGTTGGTATCAATTGGTCTTGCTAGTTTTAATTAG TTGGCCATTGACATGGTTGGGGAAGCTTCCAGATGAGGTCCTTCTCAGATCTCTACTAGTGTTGTTGCCTTGTAGGCAGGGGGTGAAACAGGGTGTGTTTACCATTTCAGAATCACTACTTGCTTCATATCTTCCCCTCCGTTGA